In the genome of Vicia villosa cultivar HV-30 ecotype Madison, WI unplaced genomic scaffold, Vvil1.0 ctg.001626F_1_1, whole genome shotgun sequence, one region contains:
- the LOC131636074 gene encoding pentatricopeptide repeat-containing protein At5g38730-like, giving the protein MVFAETHKHFIDSISAIIVKGHWNNLSKPKIASTLTSTTIHQCILHLTQHHYEPFFIFSFFKWAHSIPHYTHSLQSSWSMLHILTKHRHFKTAHQVLDKIAQKELLSNPSVLNSLVNIHDDPEVNSHVLSWVVIHYAKSKMTHDAVQVFEHMSLCNLKLHLPACTVLLNSLLKDGVTSMVWKVYKRMVRDGVVPNIYIYNCLIHACLKSRDVERAEFLLNEMEGKCVVPDIFTYNTLIALYCKKGMHYEALSVQDKMEREGINLDIVSYNSLIYGFCKEGRMREAMRMFGEIKGATPNLVTYTTLIDGYCKTNELEQALRLREMMEAKGLYPGVVTYNSILRKLCSDGRIRDANKLLNEMSEKKIQADNITCNTLINAYCKIGDLSSALKFKNKMVEAGLKPDPFTYKALICGFCKLSELERAKELLFGMLDAGFSPNYSTYSWIVDGYCKKDNTDAVLALPDEFLSKGICLNVSVYRALIRRLSKIERIECAEKLLVHMEGKGISGDSVIYTSVAFAYWKSGNTNAASNMLEEMARRRLMINAKIYRCFSAPDASENKVSQMFWDHMVERGLMSRNTMYKINQVLI; this is encoded by the coding sequence ATGGTTTTCGCTGAAACCCATAAGCACTTTATAGACAGTATCAGTGCAATTATCGTAAAGGGTCATTGGAACAATCTCTCAAAACCCAAAATCGCTTCAACTCTCACTTCCACCACCATTCACCAATGTATCTTGCACCTCACACAACACCATTACGAACCTTTTTTCATCTTCTCATTTTTCAAATGGGCTCATTCCATCCCACACTACACTCACTCCTTACAATCTTCATGGTCCATGCTTCACATACTCACCAAACACAGACATTTCAAAACTGCACACCAGGTGCTTGATAAAATTGCCCAAAAGGAattactttcaaatccttcagtTTTGAATTCTCTGGTGAATATTCACGATGACCCTGAAGTTAATTCACATGTTTTGAGTTGGGTTGTGATACATTATGCGAAATCGAAGATGACCCATGATGCGGTTCAGGTTTTCGAGCATATGAGTTTGTGTAATTTAAAGCTGCATTTGCCTGCTTGTACTGTGCTTTTGAACTCTTTGTTGAAAGATGGTGTTACTAGCATGGTGTGGAAGGTTTATAAGAGAATGGTTCGAGATGGGGTTGTTCCGAATATCTATATTTATAATTGTTTGATTCACGCTTGTTTGAAATCGAGAGATGTGGAGAGGGCGGAGTTTTTATTGAATGAGATGGAAGGAAAGTGTGTGGTTCCTGATATTTTCACATACAATACTTTGATAGCTTTGTATTGCAAAAAGGGGATGCATTATGAGGCCTTATCGGTCCAGGATAAAATGGAAAGAGAGGGGATAAATCTTGATATTGTTAGTTACAATTCTCTTATTTATGGATTTTGCAAAGAAGGTAGGATGAGGGAAGCTATGAGGATGTTCGGCGAAATCAAAGGTGCCACTCCCAATCTTGTTACATATACTACATTGATTGATGGTTATTGTAAAACAAATGAACTGGAGCAAGCTTTGAGATTGCGCGAGATGATGGAGGCTAAGGGATTGTACCCTGGTGTTGTTACTTATAATTCGATTTTGCGCAAGCTGTGTTCTGATGGCAGGATAAGGGATGCAAACAAACTCTTGAATGAGATGAGTGAGAAAAAAATTCAAGCTGACAATATCACGTGTAACACACTGATTAATGCGTATTGCAAGATAGGAGATTTGAGTTCTGCTTTGAAGTTTAAAAATAAGATGGTAGAAGCTGGACTGAAGCCTGATCCCTTTACATATAAAGCGCTGATTTGCGGGTTCTGCAAATTGAGCGAGCTTGAACGTGCGAAGGAACTATTGTTTGGCATGCTTGATGCTGGATTTTCTCCAAATTATAGCACTTACTCATGGATTGTAGATGGCTATTGCAAGAAAGACAATACCGATGCAGTTCTAGCACTGCCGGATGAGTTTCTGAGTAAAGGTATTTGTCTCAATGTTTCTGTTTACAGGGCATTGATAAGAAGGTTAAGCAAGATAGAAAGGATTGAATGTGCTGAAAAGTTGTTAGTTCATATGGAAGGAAAAGGTATTTCAGGCGATAGTGTTATCTACACTAGTGTTGCTTTTGCTTACTGGAAATCAGGGAACACAAATGCTGCTTCAAACATGTTAGAAGAAATGGCTAGGAGGAGGTTGATGATCAATGCCAAAATCTATAGATGCTTTAGTGCTCCTGATGCTAGTGAAAACAAAGTTTCACAGATGTTTTGGGATCATATGGTGGAAAGGGGTCTGATGTCAAGAAATacaatgtataaaataaaccaagtGCTGATATGA